A window from Solanum stenotomum isolate F172 chromosome 5, ASM1918654v1, whole genome shotgun sequence encodes these proteins:
- the LOC125866282 gene encoding probable lysophospholipase BODYGUARD 4 encodes MQKISVNFSQKWLQILSEILISSASAVVFLFLDLLDAIFCVFFKLIDEFIEGKSSGCYCSIGNEEEEEEKKNDSDNELSNTLHKRRNLFRGIGFRRNVSSRRKLNENVRWSDCSCENCVSWMSNIAGELKLHVVVKEIHPVNLEDFKGKKAENIVFLHGFLSSSTFWTETIFPYLSEDAMQKYRLLAVDLLGFGKSPKPNNCLYTVKDHVEMIESSVIQPFELNSFHIVAHSMGCVVALALAAKHSHSVRSITLMAPPYVTSTKEDVSLTALNRLAARRLWPPLLFGSSFMSWYEHLGRCVCYIICKNHRIWEGILKLLTWNRNLHFMAIDLTRHTHHSAWHTMHNVLCGGAKFMDKYLETLNIAKVKINVIQGSRDQVVPMESGNNIKMKVPNAEVKIVDNADHTSIVIGREKELCNDIEKLWGSIC; translated from the exons ATGCAGAAAATCTCTGTAAATTTCTCACAAAAATGGCTACAAATTTTATCAGAGATTCTCATTTCATCAGCGAGTGCAGTAGTTTTCTTATTTCTCGATTTGCTCGATGCTATTTTCTGCGTTTTCTTCAAATTGATTGATGAATTCATCGAAGGTAAAAGTTCGGGTTGTTACTGTTCCATaggaaatgaagaagaagaagaagaaaaaaaaaatgatagtgaTAATGAATTGTCGAATACTCTTCATAAACGGAGAAATTTATTCCGGGGAATTGGATTTCGCCGGAATGTTAGTAGTCGGagaaaattgaatgaaaatgtGAGGTGGTCTGATTGTTCTTGTGAGAATTGTGTTTCATGGATGAGTAATATTGCAGGGGAGTTGAAGCTTCATGTTGTTGTCAAAGAAATTCACCCAG TTAACTTAGAGGATTTCAAAGGCAAGAAAGCAGaaaatatagtatttttacATGGTTTTCTCTCATCATCCACATTCTGGACAGAGACAATTTTTCCCTATCTATCTGAAGATGCAATGCAGAAATACAGATTGTTAGCAGTTGACCTATTGGGATTTGGAAAAAGTCCAAAACCAAACAATTGCTTATACACAGTTAAAGATCATGTTGAAATGATTGAAAGTTCAGTGATTCAACCATTTGAGTTGAATTCATTTCATATCGTTGCACATTCAATGGGATGTGTGGTGGCATTAGCTTTAGCTGCAAAACATTCTCATTCTGTCAGATCAATCACCTTGATGGCACCA CCTTATGTCACTTCAACAAAGGAGGATGTTAGTTTAACAGCACTTAACAGACTTGCAGCAAGAAGATTGTGGCCACCTTTGTTATTTGGTTCATCATTTATGTCTTGGTATGAACACTTGGGTAGATGTGTATGTTACATCATCTGCAAAAACCACAGAATTTGGGAAGGAATCCTCAAGTTACTCACTTGGAATAG GAACCTACATTTTATGGCAATTGACTTGACTAGGCACACTCATCATTCAGCTTGGCACACAATGCATAATGTATTATGTGGTGGAGCAAAGTTTATGGATAAATACTTGGAAACTTTGAATATAGCCAAGGTGAAAATCAATGTTATTCAAGGTAGTAGGGATCAAGTAGTGCCAATGGAAAGTGGCAACAATATAAAGATGAAAGTGCCAAATGCAGAGGTGAAAATTGTTGATAATGCAGATCATACTTCTATAGTCATAGGTAGAGAAAAAGAGTTGTGTAATGATATAGAGAAGTTATGGGGGTCAATATGTTGA
- the LOC125864548 gene encoding cationic amino acid transporter 2, vacuolar-like, whose amino-acid sequence MGFVGEGSCSSGGDKGGCFIGGMKSLVRRKQVDSANSKSSSASGSSHQLAKALTIPHLITIGVGSTIGAGVYILVGTVAREHSGPALTISFLIAGIAAALSAFCYAELASRCPSAGSAYHYSYICVGEGVAWLIGWALVLEYTIGGSAVARGISPNLAMLFGSPDSLPSFLARHTIPGLNVTVDPCAAILVFLVTGLLCVGIKESTMVQGFVTSVNVCVMAFVIVVGGYLGYKAGWPGYELPVGYFPYGVDGMLAGASTVFFAYIGFDSVASTAEEVKNPQRDLPMGIGFALSICCSLYMLVSAVIVGLVPYYAMDPDTPISSAFASHGINWAAYIITIGACTSLCSTLMGSIMPQPRILMAMARDGLLPSFFSDVNKRTQVPVKGTIATGLLSGTLAFFMNVEQLSGMVSVGTLLAFTMVAISVLILRYVPPDEVPVPSSYQEAIDSVSLRRSSCSSSSDMDVEKTKIPAVTSGDSTPLLGEISVGHPLVEKAAAKLSYLGSQRRKVAGWTIMFICIGVCIVTSAASIVNLSNPARYALSGIGGLLLISGLIVLTCIDQDDARHSFGHTGGFTCPFVPLLPIACILINVYLLINLGGETWARVSIWLVIGTCIYALYGRTHSSLKTAVYVPSTHVDEIYETSAISLAC is encoded by the exons ATGGGTTTTGTTGGTGAAGGTAGTTGTAGTAGTGGTGGTGATAAAGGAGGGTGCTTTATTGGGGGTATGAAAAGTCTTGTAAGAAGGAAGCAGGTTGATTCTGCAAATTCAAAATCATCTTCTGCATCTGGTTCTTCTCATCAATTAGCCAAAGCCTTAACTATACCTCATCTTATTACTATAG GGGTTGGTTCAACAATAGGCGCTGGGGTGTATATTCTAGTCGGCACAGTTGCTAGAGAGCACTCAGGCCCGGCACTCACCATTTCCTTTCTAATAGCTGGAATAGCAGCTGCTCTTTCTGCCTTTTGCTATGCGGAGCTCGCAAGTCGTTGCCCGTCAGCTGGGAGTGCCTATCATTATTCTTACATTTGTGTTGGAGAGGG TGTTGCATGGCTGATTGGTTGGGCATTAGTATTGGAGTACACAATTGGAGGTTCGGCAGTTGCTCGTGGCATATCTCCAAATCTG GCTATGCTTTTTGGAAGTCCAGACAGCTTGCCGTCTTTCTTAGCTCGTCACACAATCCCAGGACTGAATGTTACTGTGGACCCATGTGCTGCAATTTTGGTTTTTCTAGTCACTGGACTTCTGTGTGTGGGGATCAAGGAG AGTaccatggtacaaggatttgtCACTTCAGTAAATGTATGTGTCATGGCATTTGTAATTGTTGTTGGTGGATATCTGGGCTACAAAGCAGGATGGCCAGGCTATGAGCTTCCTGTTGG GTATTTTCCCTACGGAGTCGATGGAATGCTTGCTGGAGCTTCAACTGTCTTCTTTGCCTACATTGGGTTTGATTCAGTTGCTAGTACAGCTGAGGAG gtGAAGAATCCTCAACGTGACCTGCCAATGGGAATTGGTTTTGCATTATCAATATGCTGCTCTCTCTACATGTTAGTCTCTGCAGTTATTGTTGGTTTAGTACCCTATTATGCTATGGATCCAGATACACCAATCTCTTCTGCATTTGCAAGCCATGGAATTAATTGGGCAGC ATATATAATAACTATTGGAGCTTGTACTTCTCTTTGCTCAACATTGATGGGTTCTATAATGCCTCAG CCACGGATACTTATGGCAATGGCTCGGGATGGATTGCTGCCTTCATTTTTCTCAGATGTTAACAAGCGGACTCAAGTTCCTGTTAAGGGCACTATAGCAACTGGTTTACTTTCTGGAACCTTAGCATTTTTCATGAACGTTGAACAGTTGTCAGGAATG GTCAGTGTTGGTACACTTCTTGCGTTTACAATGGTGGCTATTTCGGTATTGATTCTCCGATATGTACCACCAGATGAGGTCCCAGTTCCCTCCTCTTATCAGGAGGCAATTGACTCAGTAAGCCTGCGACGTAGTAGCTGTAGTAGTAGTTCAGATATGGATGTCGAGAAAACCAAAATTCCAGCTGTGACCTCTGGTGATAGCACTCCATTGTTAGGCGAGATTTCAGTTGGGCATCCTCTTGTGGAAAAAGCCGCAGCAAAGTTGAGCT ATCTAGGAAGCCAAAGGCGGAAAGTTGCTGGCTGGACAATTATGTTCATCTGTATTGGAGTATGCATCGTTACATCCGCTGCTTCAATTGTTAACTTGTCTAA TCCTGCAAGGTACGCACTGTCCGGAATTGGTGGTTTGCTTCTGATATCTGGTCTAATAGTGCTCACTTGCATAGACCAGGATGATGCGAGGCACAGCTTTGGACACACCGGAG GTTTCACTTGTCCGTTTGTACCACTTCTGCCTATTGCCTGCATTCTCATCAACGTCTACTTATTAATTAATCTTGG TGGTGAAACTTGGGCCCGTGTATCCATATGGCTAGTAATAGGAACGTGCATATATGCTTTGTACGGCCGAACCCACAGTTCACTAAAGACTGCAGTTTATGTTCCTTCAACTCACGTGGATGAAATCTACGAAACTTCAGCCATCTCCCTTGCATGTTAA
- the LOC125864966 gene encoding probable zinc metalloprotease EGY1, chloroplastic, whose protein sequence is MGTLTSCSFSTMNLRFRMNPPIGCNFSRRTQMKRMSKRSFGRLIISCSSSGGGGGGSSSNDNGSSNDGKLEKDSSNLSTVTEETAEERNGGGDASDSEDSSVSISSRPTISTVGSTYNNFQVDSFKLMELLGPEKVDPSDVKIIKEKLFGYSTFWVTKEEPFGDFGEGILFLGNLRGKSEDVFAKLQSQLSEVMGDKYNLFMVEEPNSEGPDPRGGPRVSFGMLRKEVSEPGPTSLWQYVIAFLLFLLTIGSSVELGIASQITRLPPEVVKYFTDPNAIEPPDMQLLVPFVDSALPLAYGVLGVQLFHEIGHFLAAFPRNVKLSIPYFIPNITLGSFGAITQFKSILPDRKAKVDISLAGPFAGAALSSSMFAVGLLLSSNPAAAAELIQVPSTLFQGSLLLGLISRATLGYGAMHGAMVSIHPLVIAGWCGLTTSAFNMLPVGCLDGGRAVQGAFGKGSLVGFGLATYSLLGLGVLGGPLSLPWGLYVLICQRSPEKPCLNDATEVGTWRKAALGVAIFLVLLTLLPVWDELAEELGIGLVTTF, encoded by the exons ATGGGAACGTTAACGAGTTGTAGTTTCAGTACAATGAACTTACGGTTTCGTATGAATCCTCCGATTGGTTGTAATTTCAGTCGGAGAACCCAAATGAAGAGAATGTCGAAACGGAGTTTCGGTAGATTGATTATTAGTTGTAGTAgtagtggtggtggtggtggtggaagTAGTAGTAATGATAATGGAAGTAGTAATGATGGGAAGCTGGAAAAGGATTCTTCTAATTTATCTACTGTAACTGAAGAGACGGCGGAAGAAAGAAACGGAGGTGGTGATGCAAGTGATTCGGAGGATTCTTCGGTGTCAATTTCATCCAGG CCAACAATATCCACTGTTGGATCAACTTATAACAATTTCCAAGTAGATTCTTTTAAGTTGATGGAACTTCTTGGACCCGAAAAGGTTGATCCCAGTGATGTGAAGATCATTAAGGAGAAGTTATTTGGCTACTCTACTTTTTGGGTGACTAAAGAAGAACCATTTGGAGATTTTGGAGAGGGCATTCTTTTCCTTGGGAATCTTAGAGGAAAGAGCGAGGATGTTTTCGCCAAACTTCAGAGTCAGTTATCAGAAGTTATGGGTGATAAGTACAACCTATTCATGGTGGAGGAACCTAATTCAGAGGGGCCAGACCCACGTGGTGGGCCCAGAGTCAGCTTTGGTATGCTGCGTAAAGAAGTTTCTGAACCAGGTCCAACATCTCTCTGGCAATATGTTATTGCTTTTCTGTTGTTCCTTCTCACGATTGGTTCCTCTGTGGAACTAGGAATTGCGTCTCAG ATAACTCGCCTTCCTCCTGAGGTAGTTAAGTACTTTACGGACCCAAATGCAATTGAACCACCAGATATGCAGCTCTTGGTACCGTTTGTGGATTCTGCTTTACCACTGGCATATGGTGTGTTGGGTGTCCAGTTATTTCAT GAAATCGGGCATTTTCTGGCTGCATTTCCAAGGAATGTGAAACTAAGCATTCCTTACTTCATTCCAAACATCACTCTTGGAAGCTTTGGAGCAATAACTCAG TTCAAATCCATTCTTCCTGATCGCAAAGCAAAGGTTGACATTTCTCTTGCGGGTCCTTTTGCTGGTGCTGCATTGTCTTCTTCCATGTTTGCAGTTGGCCTGTTACTGTCATCCAATCCTGCTGCTGCGGCAGAGTTGATTCAGGTTCCTAGCACACTTTTTCAGGGCTCTTTGCTTCTTGGGCTTATTAGCAGAGCCACTCTTGGTTATGG AGCAATGCATGGAGCAATGGTTTCAATCCATCCCCTTGTGATTGCTGGCTG GTGTGGCTTGACTACATCAGCTTTTAATATGCTACCAGTTGGATGTCTTGATGGTGGGAGAGCTGTGCAG GGAGCCTTCGGAAAAGGTTCACTGGTTGGTTTTGGGTTGGCAACATACTCACTCCTGGGCTTGGGTGTG CTTGGTGGACCTCTGTCACTTCCTTGGGGATTATATGTGCTTATATGCCAG AGGTCACCAGAGAAACCATGCTTGAACGATGCAACAGAGGTCGGAACTTGGAGGAAAGCAGCTCTTGGTGTGGCTATATTCCTTGTATTACTGACTCTCCTTCCTGTATGGGATGAACTTGCAGAGGAACTTGGTATAGGTCTTGTAACCACCTTTTGA